A DNA window from Flavisolibacter ginsenosidimutans contains the following coding sequences:
- a CDS encoding heavy metal translocating P-type ATPase translates to MEKIAWKVEGMHCANCALSINKYLQNKGAKNVSVNAIDGDVSFEVVEKEAPQQLAQGIEQMGYKIRREEGGKAIEKKPFLANHLQRFLFCLPFTSVLMLHMIPGLHIHFLMNPWVQLALTFPVFVVGMNFFGRSAVKSLRNGIPNMNVLITVGALAAFVYSLTGAIMGLGDNYLFFETAATIITLVFFGEYLEHASIQSTQRSLKALAKSQKVMANMIAFDGDHQEHIFPIENTQLKVGDLVQINTGEQVPADCKILWGEAELNEALLTGESAAIHKKAKDFIIGGSVVESGTLKAQVTAVGGDTVLSGIINLVKKAQGEKPPVQQMADKISAVFVPTVITLALIALAVNWVVLKDFTPALLRSIAVLVIACPCAMGLATPAAIAVGLGRGARNGILFRNAKSLELFKDAKQVVFDKTGTLTTGKFAISNWSLTNGIAEDEFKRIVYSLEKYSSHPLAKSITAQWKTGSEIRWKKIDEIKGLGLHATDMQGDQYAVGSIKILEGIVAEKNPNVYVTKNGELLGWIDLQDELRPEAKPVVQFLHSHGAKTILLSGDTYAKSKQIADSLGIEEVIAEQTPEQKLQKIAALSKEATTVMVGDGINDAPALAKATIGISMSEASQLAMQSAQVVLMGGDLKKLPTALGLGKHTYLTIKQNLFWAFAYNIVAIPVAAFGLLNPTFAALVMGVSDVVLAINSVRLYVKKVV, encoded by the coding sequence ATGGAAAAAATAGCTTGGAAAGTAGAAGGCATGCACTGCGCCAATTGTGCGCTCAGCATCAACAAATATTTACAGAACAAAGGCGCAAAAAACGTGTCGGTGAATGCCATTGACGGCGACGTGTCGTTTGAAGTGGTGGAGAAAGAAGCGCCGCAGCAACTGGCGCAAGGCATTGAGCAAATGGGTTACAAAATAAGGCGCGAAGAAGGCGGCAAGGCTATCGAAAAAAAGCCTTTTCTTGCCAACCATCTGCAACGCTTTTTGTTTTGCCTGCCGTTTACATCCGTATTGATGCTGCACATGATTCCAGGGCTGCACATTCATTTTTTAATGAACCCCTGGGTACAATTGGCGTTAACATTCCCGGTATTTGTTGTGGGCATGAATTTCTTTGGCCGCTCGGCCGTTAAAAGCCTGCGCAACGGCATACCCAACATGAACGTGTTAATCACCGTTGGCGCACTTGCTGCATTTGTTTACAGTTTGACTGGCGCCATCATGGGCTTGGGCGATAACTATCTTTTTTTTGAAACCGCCGCTACCATCATTACGCTTGTTTTTTTTGGCGAATACCTCGAACATGCCTCCATTCAATCAACGCAACGTTCATTAAAAGCGTTGGCCAAATCGCAAAAGGTGATGGCCAACATGATCGCCTTCGATGGTGACCATCAAGAACATATTTTCCCGATTGAAAACACGCAGTTGAAAGTGGGTGATTTGGTGCAAATAAATACCGGCGAACAAGTGCCTGCCGATTGCAAAATTTTATGGGGTGAAGCCGAACTGAACGAAGCCCTGCTCACCGGCGAAAGCGCAGCCATTCACAAGAAAGCCAAAGACTTCATCATCGGCGGAAGCGTGGTGGAAAGCGGCACGCTGAAAGCGCAGGTAACGGCAGTTGGCGGCGATACGGTTTTATCCGGCATCATCAACCTTGTAAAAAAAGCGCAGGGCGAAAAGCCGCCGGTGCAGCAAATGGCCGATAAAATCAGTGCGGTTTTTGTGCCCACGGTTATTACGCTTGCGCTGATTGCGCTTGCGGTGAACTGGGTCGTTTTAAAAGATTTTACGCCGGCGCTTTTGCGCAGCATTGCCGTGTTGGTGATTGCCTGCCCTTGCGCCATGGGCCTAGCTACGCCGGCGGCAATTGCGGTTGGCTTGGGAAGAGGCGCACGCAACGGCATCCTCTTTCGCAACGCAAAAAGTTTGGAGCTTTTTAAAGACGCAAAGCAGGTTGTGTTTGATAAAACGGGAACGCTGACAACGGGAAAATTTGCCATCAGCAATTGGAGCTTGACAAACGGCATTGCAGAAGACGAATTCAAACGCATTGTTTATTCGCTGGAAAAATATTCATCGCATCCGCTGGCCAAAAGCATCACAGCGCAATGGAAAACAGGCAGCGAAATTCGTTGGAAAAAGATTGACGAGATAAAAGGTCTTGGTTTGCATGCAACCGACATGCAGGGCGATCAATACGCTGTTGGTTCAATCAAAATTTTAGAAGGCATCGTGGCCGAGAAAAATCCCAACGTTTACGTCACCAAAAACGGCGAACTACTCGGTTGGATTGACTTGCAGGACGAGCTGCGCCCCGAAGCAAAACCCGTCGTTCAGTTCCTGCACTCGCACGGCGCCAAAACCATTTTGCTGAGCGGTGATACCTACGCAAAGAGCAAACAAATTGCTGATTCACTCGGCATTGAAGAAGTCATTGCCGAACAAACGCCTGAACAAAAACTGCAAAAGATTGCGGCGCTTTCAAAAGAAGCCACGACCGTAATGGTGGGCGACGGCATCAACGATGCGCCGGCTTTGGCCAAAGCCACCATCGGCATTTCCATGAGCGAAGCCTCGCAGCTTGCCATGCAAAGCGCACAAGTGGTTTTAATGGGCGGCGATTTAAAAAAATTGCCAACGGCTTTGGGCCTCGGCAAACACACTTATCTCACCATCAAGCAAAACCTCTTCTGGGCTTTTGCGTACAATATCGTCGCCATTCCGGTGGCAGCTTTTGGCTTGCTCAACCCAACGTTTGCGGCATTGGTCATGGGCGTTAGCGACGTGGTGCTGGCCATCAATTCCGTTCGTCTTTACGTGAAGAAAGTTGTGTAA
- a CDS encoding four helix bundle protein produces the protein MIFNRGLINLGLSNQLMQGTYSLKSFDIFELSKKLVLACYALTGTLPSEEKTALTQYIRHAALSAHISIAQGAFLKKKKARKKFLQDAKNALLIIDAAVDVLVEAGLVKAEETNEVQQLSSTCYQLLGRLKKEN, from the coding sequence ATGATTTTTAATCGTGGATTGATTAATTTAGGTCTTTCTAATCAGCTCATGCAAGGCACGTACTCTTTAAAAAGCTTCGACATCTTTGAGCTTTCCAAAAAGCTGGTGCTTGCCTGCTATGCGCTCACCGGCACCCTTCCTTCCGAAGAAAAAACAGCCCTCACGCAATACATTCGCCACGCGGCTTTGTCGGCGCACATCAGCATCGCACAAGGCGCTTTTCTGAAAAAGAAAAAAGCCCGCAAAAAATTTTTACAGGACGCAAAGAACGCACTGCTTATTATTGATGCGGCAGTGGACGTACTTGTGGAAGCAGGCCTGGTTAAAGCCGAAGAAACCAACGAAGTGCAGCAGCTTTCATCTACTTGCTACCAGTTGCTTGGCCGCTTGAAAAAAGAGAACTAA
- a CDS encoding RecQ family ATP-dependent DNA helicase: protein MADLLSILSRYWGYEAFRPQQEEIIQSVLDGKDTLALLPTGGGKSICYQVPALAQEGICLVVSPLIALMKDQVEALKSRGVGALMIYSGMTRKDVLRTLENARQDYFKFLYVSPERLETSLFKEYLPALNVNLIAVDEAHCISQWGYDFRPSYLKIAALREELPNIPVLAVTASATEAVQKDICDKLHFRHTKIFRQSFERKNLSYSVFNAEAKATKLVDVLKKVDGPAIVYCKTRKRTKEIASLLQMHGMSADFYHAGLSSEERSSRQQEWIGNKTRIIVCTNAFGMGIDKPDVRIVVHTDPPDCLENYYQEAGRCGRDGKKAYAVLLYDEKNIEELEGLHLLRYPSFETIKTVYEAVVNFLQIHVNEGGDRSYTFRFDDFVRNFKLNVHQVLYALQALESDGWLSYNEKAFTPSTLCFTASKERLYEFYQNHPEYESTLTTLLRTYEGIFDFPVFISETLLAKLLREEEGAVKENLQKISAYGIVRYTPQNDAPQLMFLKNRVATNDLRINLAAYNSRKEVFVARVQKMIQYIRSSSCRSRFTGHYFGDAEANDCGVCDNCLQKKKSLLTTEEFERITSAILGLLGQNAFSIADLIGELKTFRTEKVWEVLRFLQAENKIHTSAGGSLFLNGKTTA from the coding sequence ATGGCGGACCTTCTTTCCATATTGAGTCGTTATTGGGGTTATGAAGCCTTTCGTCCGCAGCAGGAGGAAATCATTCAATCGGTTTTAGACGGCAAAGACACATTGGCTTTGCTGCCAACCGGCGGCGGCAAATCCATTTGCTACCAGGTTCCGGCCTTGGCGCAAGAAGGCATCTGCCTTGTTGTTTCGCCGCTCATTGCCTTAATGAAAGACCAGGTTGAGGCCCTCAAAAGCCGCGGCGTCGGTGCCTTAATGATTTATTCTGGCATGACGCGAAAAGACGTCCTTCGAACGTTGGAAAACGCACGACAGGATTATTTCAAATTTCTTTACGTTTCGCCGGAGCGATTGGAAACATCGCTGTTCAAAGAATATCTTCCGGCACTAAACGTGAACCTTATTGCAGTGGACGAAGCGCATTGCATCTCGCAATGGGGTTATGATTTCCGGCCTTCGTATTTAAAGATTGCGGCTTTAAGAGAAGAACTGCCGAACATTCCCGTGTTGGCAGTTACCGCTTCCGCAACCGAAGCCGTACAAAAAGATATTTGTGACAAACTTCATTTCCGTCATACAAAAATCTTTCGTCAATCTTTTGAAAGAAAGAATCTCTCCTACTCTGTTTTCAATGCCGAAGCAAAAGCAACAAAACTCGTTGATGTATTAAAGAAGGTTGACGGCCCGGCCATCGTTTATTGCAAAACCCGCAAGCGTACCAAGGAAATCGCTTCGCTGCTGCAAATGCACGGAATGTCTGCTGATTTTTACCACGCGGGTTTGTCGTCGGAAGAAAGAAGCAGCCGGCAACAGGAATGGATAGGCAACAAAACCCGCATCATTGTTTGCACCAATGCTTTCGGCATGGGCATTGACAAACCCGATGTGCGCATCGTGGTGCATACCGACCCGCCGGATTGCCTCGAAAATTATTATCAGGAAGCGGGACGCTGTGGCCGCGACGGCAAAAAAGCGTACGCAGTTTTGTTGTATGATGAAAAGAACATTGAAGAACTCGAAGGGCTGCACCTGCTTCGCTATCCTTCTTTTGAAACGATAAAAACCGTTTACGAAGCCGTTGTCAATTTTTTGCAGATACACGTTAACGAAGGTGGAGACAGAAGCTATACGTTTCGCTTTGATGATTTTGTGCGCAACTTTAAGCTGAACGTTCACCAGGTTTTATATGCCCTGCAAGCCCTGGAAAGCGACGGCTGGCTTTCCTACAACGAAAAGGCTTTCACGCCGTCCACACTTTGTTTCACCGCATCAAAAGAAAGGCTGTACGAGTTCTACCAAAATCATCCGGAATATGAAAGCACGTTGACCACCCTGCTCCGCACGTACGAAGGCATCTTTGATTTTCCCGTCTTTATTTCGGAAACTTTGCTTGCAAAATTGTTACGAGAAGAAGAGGGAGCGGTGAAGGAAAACCTGCAAAAGATTTCGGCCTACGGCATTGTTCGCTACACGCCGCAGAACGATGCCCCGCAATTAATGTTCTTAAAAAACCGTGTTGCGACAAATGATCTGCGCATCAACCTGGCAGCTTACAACAGCCGCAAAGAAGTCTTTGTTGCACGGGTACAAAAGATGATTCAGTACATCCGTTCATCTTCCTGCCGCAGCCGGTTTACCGGTCATTATTTTGGCGACGCAGAGGCAAACGATTGCGGCGTTTGCGATAACTGTCTTCAAAAAAAGAAAAGCCTTCTTACCACTGAAGAGTTTGAGCGCATTACAAGCGCAATCCTTGGCCTTCTTGGTCAAAACGCTTTCAGCATCGCTGACCTGATCGGTGAACTAAAAACGTTTCGCACCGAAAAGGTTTGGGAAGTCCTGCGCTTTTTACAGGCCGAAAACAAAATTCACACAAGCGCCGGAGGCAGTCTTTTTCTAAACGGTAAAACAACGGCGTAG
- a CDS encoding response regulator yields the protein MSDKKILLLDDNKDLLLIVQIILKSQGYEVVQACCVEEAAQKIKIHQPSLILMDVFIKDQDGREFCSLLKHDPDTCGTKVIMMSGIDAENESLYAVGADDFIPKPFNYDELLEKVQRQIAPVEA from the coding sequence ATGAGTGACAAAAAGATTCTGCTGCTCGACGATAACAAGGACCTGTTGCTGATTGTGCAGATCATTTTAAAATCACAGGGCTACGAGGTGGTACAAGCCTGTTGCGTAGAAGAAGCGGCACAAAAAATAAAAATTCACCAGCCCTCGCTGATATTGATGGACGTGTTTATTAAAGACCAGGATGGCCGCGAGTTTTGCAGCCTGTTGAAACACGATCCGGACACATGTGGCACCAAGGTTATTATGATGTCGGGCATTGACGCTGAAAACGAATCGCTGTACGCCGTTGGTGCTGATGACTTTATTCCGAAGCCTTTTAACTACGACGAGCTTCTGGAAAAGGTGCAGCGCCAAATCGCACCGGTGGAAGCCTAA
- the uvrB gene encoding excinuclease ABC subunit UvrB, giving the protein MGFQIQSPYKPAGDQPTAIQQLTEGILSGEKHQTLLGVTGSGKTFTVANVIQNVQRPTLVLTHNKTLVAQLYGEFKGFFPDNAVEYFVSYYDYYQPEAYMPTTDTYIEKDLNINEELDKLRLRATTSLLSGRRDIIVVASVSCIYGMGNPTDYESGIIRIAKGDRLSRQGFLHSLVNSLYNRTSIEFTRGTFRVKGDTVDINLPYVDFGYRITFFGDEIEEIESIDVQQGKRIGKLDNAAIFPANLYVAPKDMIQNVMYEIQDEMQAQVEYFKSVGKFIEAQRLKERVEYDLEMIRELGFCNGIENYSRFFDRRKPGTRPFCLLDYFPKDFLCVIDESHQTIPQVSGMYGGDRSRKITLVDYGFRLPSALDNRPLNFHEFENLLNQTIYVSATPGDYELEQTGGVVVEQVVRPTGLLEPPIDVRPSVNQIDDLLDEIDKRVKKGDRVLVTTLTKRMAEEMDKYLKRIDIKSRYIHSDIDALERVEILRDLRLGKIDVLVGVNLLREGLDLPEVSLVAILDADKEGFLRNERSLTQTAGRAARNVEGLVIFYADKMTESMQRTIDETDRRREKQLAYNTQYGIVPTTVKKSVQQIMGQTAVLEIKGYDPDSPFAIDEIPVAKAAEDEAEYTTIPQMEKKIASTKKEMEKAARDMDFMEAARLRDEMFALQKKLETMK; this is encoded by the coding sequence ATGGGATTTCAGATTCAATCTCCTTACAAACCCGCCGGCGACCAGCCCACGGCCATTCAGCAACTCACCGAAGGCATCTTGAGCGGTGAAAAGCACCAGACACTTCTGGGTGTAACCGGCTCGGGCAAAACCTTTACCGTTGCCAACGTTATTCAGAACGTGCAGCGGCCAACACTTGTGCTTACGCACAACAAAACCCTTGTGGCGCAATTGTATGGCGAGTTCAAAGGATTTTTTCCGGACAATGCGGTTGAATACTTTGTTTCCTATTACGATTATTATCAGCCCGAGGCTTACATGCCCACAACCGATACATACATTGAGAAAGATTTAAACATCAACGAGGAATTGGACAAGCTCCGGCTGCGGGCCACAACGTCCCTGCTTTCGGGCCGGAGAGACATCATCGTAGTGGCGAGTGTGAGTTGCATTTACGGCATGGGCAATCCTACCGATTACGAAAGCGGCATCATTCGCATTGCCAAAGGCGATAGATTATCGCGTCAAGGCTTTCTTCACTCATTGGTCAACTCGCTTTACAACCGCACGTCTATCGAGTTTACCCGCGGCACATTTCGCGTAAAAGGTGATACGGTTGATATCAATTTGCCCTACGTGGACTTTGGTTATCGCATCACTTTTTTTGGTGATGAAATTGAAGAGATAGAAAGCATAGACGTACAGCAGGGAAAGCGAATCGGCAAGTTGGACAATGCGGCCATCTTTCCCGCTAATTTATACGTGGCGCCAAAGGACATGATTCAAAACGTGATGTATGAAATACAGGACGAGATGCAGGCGCAAGTGGAGTACTTTAAAAGCGTGGGGAAGTTTATTGAAGCGCAGCGATTGAAAGAAAGAGTGGAATACGATTTGGAAATGATTCGCGAACTGGGTTTTTGCAACGGCATTGAAAACTATTCGCGGTTTTTCGACAGGAGAAAACCCGGCACAAGGCCTTTCTGTTTGCTGGATTATTTTCCGAAAGATTTTTTGTGTGTGATTGATGAAAGCCACCAAACTATTCCCCAGGTAAGCGGCATGTACGGCGGCGACAGAAGCCGTAAAATAACCTTGGTTGATTATGGCTTTCGGCTGCCATCGGCGCTTGATAACCGGCCCTTAAACTTTCATGAATTCGAGAACCTGCTGAATCAAACCATATACGTGAGTGCCACACCCGGCGATTACGAACTGGAACAAACCGGCGGCGTGGTTGTAGAACAAGTCGTTCGTCCAACGGGCTTGCTGGAACCGCCGATTGACGTTCGTCCAAGTGTAAACCAAATTGATGATTTGCTGGATGAAATTGACAAGCGGGTAAAGAAAGGCGACCGCGTTTTGGTAACAACACTTACCAAACGCATGGCCGAGGAAATGGACAAATACCTGAAGCGCATTGACATCAAATCGAGATACATTCACAGCGACATAGATGCGCTGGAAAGAGTAGAGATTTTGCGCGACTTGCGGCTTGGAAAGATCGACGTTTTGGTTGGCGTAAACCTCTTGCGCGAAGGGTTGGATTTGCCCGAAGTTTCTCTTGTGGCCATTCTCGATGCCGACAAAGAAGGCTTTCTGCGCAACGAACGAAGCCTTACGCAAACCGCCGGCCGTGCGGCCCGCAACGTAGAAGGCCTGGTGATTTTTTATGCCGATAAGATGACCGAAAGCATGCAGCGTACAATAGATGAAACCGACAGAAGAAGAGAAAAGCAACTTGCTTACAATACGCAGTACGGCATTGTGCCCACAACGGTAAAAAAATCCGTACAGCAAATCATGGGACAGACGGCCGTTCTCGAAATCAAAGGCTATGACCCTGATTCACCATTTGCCATAGATGAAATTCCCGTTGCAAAAGCCGCAGAAGATGAAGCGGAATACACCACCATTCCGCAAATGGAAAAGAAAATCGCTTCGACCAAAAAAGAAATGGAAAAGGCGGCACGCGACATGGACTTTATGGAAGCCGCAAGGCTGCGCGACGAAATGTTTGCACTGCAAAAAAAACTGGAAACAATGAAGTAA
- the recA gene encoding recombinase RecA, with protein MSNAEKLKALKLTMDKIDKDFGKGSVMMMNERGEQTQEVVSTGSIGLDSALGIGGLPRGRVVEIYGPESSGKTTIATHVIAEAQKKGGMCAIIDAEHAFDSSYAQKLGVDIDNLLISQPDYGEQALEIADRLILSGALDVVVIDSVAALVPKGELEGEMGDSKMGLQARLMSQALRKLTATISKTNTICIFINQLREKIGVMFGNPETTTGGNALKFYASVRLDIRRMTQIKDGEEAIGNRVKVKVVKNKVAPPFRVAEFDLVFGEGISKIGEILDMGVDMGIVQKSGSWFSYDSNKLGQGREGVKQLLKDNPELANELEAKIRAKITEMQTASA; from the coding sequence ATGTCAAACGCTGAAAAATTAAAAGCACTGAAGCTTACCATGGACAAAATAGACAAGGACTTTGGCAAGGGCAGTGTGATGATGATGAACGAACGCGGCGAACAAACCCAGGAAGTGGTTTCTACCGGCTCTATCGGGCTGGATTCGGCCTTGGGAATTGGCGGTTTGCCCCGCGGCCGCGTGGTAGAGATTTACGGCCCGGAAAGCTCCGGTAAAACCACCATTGCGACCCACGTGATTGCCGAAGCGCAAAAGAAAGGCGGCATGTGTGCCATCATTGATGCGGAACACGCCTTTGATAGCTCGTATGCACAAAAGCTCGGCGTTGACATTGACAACTTATTGATCTCTCAACCCGATTACGGAGAACAAGCCCTTGAGATTGCCGACCGTTTGATTCTTTCCGGTGCTTTAGACGTTGTGGTAATTGACTCCGTAGCCGCACTGGTTCCGAAAGGCGAATTAGAAGGCGAAATGGGCGACAGCAAAATGGGTTTACAGGCACGTTTGATGTCGCAGGCTTTGCGTAAGCTTACTGCCACCATTTCCAAAACAAACACCATCTGTATTTTCATCAACCAGCTTCGCGAAAAAATCGGCGTGATGTTCGGTAACCCCGAAACCACAACCGGCGGTAACGCGTTGAAGTTTTACGCTTCTGTACGTTTGGATATTCGCCGCATGACGCAGATTAAAGACGGCGAAGAAGCCATCGGTAACCGCGTAAAAGTAAAAGTGGTGAAGAACAAAGTGGCGCCGCCGTTTCGCGTAGCCGAATTTGACCTTGTGTTTGGCGAAGGCATTTCCAAGATTGGCGAGATCCTGGACATGGGCGTGGACATGGGCATTGTGCAAAAAAGCGGTAGCTGGTTTAGCTACGACAGCAACAAGCTCGGCCAAGGCCGCGAAGGCGTGAAGCAACTCCTAAAGGATAATCCCGAACTGGCGAACGAACTCGAAGCCAAAATCAGGGCAAAGATTACCGAGATGCAAACGGCATCAGCCTAA
- a CDS encoding DUF4920 domain-containing protein has translation MKRTLLTVFTLFTLAANAQEKISAAKGVVYGTVSPENKPVTPDEIKTKLVKNEFNGQIKAKVTDVCKAEGCWIKVQKADGTSMMVRAKDHKFLMPENIVGKTVLIEGSATVKETSEEMRRHYAEDAGKSKEEIAKIKGPEKDVQFAAKGVKVLD, from the coding sequence ATGAAAAGAACATTGCTAACTGTTTTTACCTTGTTTACACTTGCTGCAAATGCGCAGGAGAAGATTTCCGCGGCTAAAGGCGTTGTGTATGGAACGGTTTCGCCGGAGAACAAACCGGTAACGCCGGACGAAATAAAAACCAAGTTGGTGAAAAACGAATTTAACGGACAAATAAAAGCCAAAGTAACAGACGTATGCAAAGCAGAAGGTTGCTGGATTAAAGTACAAAAAGCCGACGGCACCAGCATGATGGTTCGCGCCAAAGACCACAAGTTTCTGATGCCCGAAAACATCGTGGGCAAAACCGTTTTAATTGAAGGCAGCGCTACGGTAAAAGAAACCTCCGAAGAAATGCGCAGGCACTACGCCGAAGACGCCGGCAAATCGAAAGAAGAAATTGCCAAAATAAAAGGACCGGAAAAAGACGTGCAGTTTGCCGCCAAAGGCGTGAAAGTGCTGGACTAA
- a CDS encoding LytR/AlgR family response regulator transcription factor, giving the protein MINCLIVDDEQHAIDILVHYVTQTPFLRLSASTTNPIEALQIASEQKIDLVFLDIQMPELTGIDFIKAIRGKAEIILTTAYSEFALESYELDVVDYLLKPIRYPRFLQAVQKVMKETSEEEEDTAAEDDYIFVKTESKGKLLKINLADIDYIEGMKNYVAIHCGAKKTLVYTSMKELEERLPHKSFLRVHKSFIVPVTKITGIEGNLLRLKAVTDEILIGESYKADLMEIIRGKMIQ; this is encoded by the coding sequence ATGATCAACTGCCTGATTGTGGACGACGAACAGCACGCTATTGACATCCTCGTTCATTACGTGACCCAAACGCCGTTTTTGCGCCTGTCGGCCAGTACCACCAATCCCATTGAAGCCTTGCAAATTGCAAGCGAGCAAAAGATTGACCTTGTTTTTCTCGACATTCAAATGCCCGAACTCACGGGCATTGATTTCATTAAGGCCATTCGCGGAAAAGCCGAGATAATCCTAACTACGGCGTACAGCGAATTTGCCCTCGAAAGCTACGAGCTTGACGTAGTGGATTATCTTTTAAAGCCCATTCGCTATCCGCGTTTTTTACAGGCCGTACAAAAAGTGATGAAGGAAACGTCGGAGGAAGAAGAAGACACAGCAGCGGAAGACGATTACATTTTTGTAAAAACCGAATCGAAAGGAAAGCTGCTGAAGATTAACCTTGCCGATATTGATTACATCGAAGGCATGAAAAATTACGTGGCCATTCATTGTGGCGCAAAAAAAACCCTTGTTTACACCAGCATGAAAGAACTCGAAGAACGCCTGCCGCACAAAAGCTTTCTGCGTGTACACAAATCGTTCATTGTTCCCGTTACAAAGATTACCGGCATTGAAGGCAATCTTTTGCGCCTGAAGGCCGTGACCGATGAAATTTTAATCGGCGAAAGCTACAAGGCCGATTTAATGGAGATTATTCGCGGGAAGATGATACAGTGA